From Vallitalea longa, the proteins below share one genomic window:
- a CDS encoding GTP pyrophosphokinase: MELKLFGFIHDVTDYIDTKNNDLEIASNEIKIFLKELIEVSTDGYLNINRRVKSVPSVKEKIIRNNSYKEFNSPEEFISNLSDLIGIRIECRFIEDEYRIYGMIKRCFSMRHSDGYYYNSLNKNIRLELDGPQPQKQKNGFEIYRIDGVYEYNDELFNFELQIKSLVNVFWGEIEHKIIYKNNNYTVWDSFFKDIMGSINENLSMIDKQLHIIDDQFKQLNTINPSVRKNQIETTLSKMIYDIFSIKIKESIGFIVDFRKSCDTIMKYIFRTNHAENLDDYNMTLVKTFSRLNDISENKIDFTHEIIFEREIKLEDEFSKVMGETIIASINSDFQWNIFFRILFAIELGNNVEDFETFIQFIKERFSKNRSLSKLYVLFEENQAKEMIEKLLLTIVYSFKGIDSIKFIYDTNIVKINHALRYIVELICKNIQTYDDWLEYQEIYLDCFKMKILAIFDYKIEITKVKRFLEKAKDESNVIEISKDIIGYTHELETLSSIEAEQALKLFKL; encoded by the coding sequence ATGGAATTAAAACTATTTGGATTTATACATGATGTAACTGATTATATAGATACTAAAAATAATGATTTGGAAATAGCATCCAATGAAATAAAAATCTTTCTTAAGGAATTAATAGAGGTAAGCACTGATGGTTATCTTAACATCAATAGGAGAGTAAAATCAGTACCCAGTGTAAAAGAAAAAATTATCAGAAATAATTCATACAAAGAATTTAATTCACCAGAAGAATTTATTTCTAATCTATCAGACTTGATTGGGATAAGAATAGAATGTAGGTTCATTGAAGATGAATATAGGATTTATGGTATGATAAAGAGATGTTTTAGTATGCGCCATTCAGATGGTTATTACTACAACTCCCTTAATAAAAATATTAGACTTGAATTGGATGGACCACAACCACAAAAACAAAAAAATGGTTTTGAAATATATAGAATCGATGGTGTATATGAGTATAATGACGAGTTATTTAATTTTGAACTCCAAATAAAATCACTAGTAAATGTGTTTTGGGGAGAGATAGAACATAAGATAATCTATAAAAACAATAATTATACAGTATGGGATAGTTTCTTCAAAGATATAATGGGTTCAATAAACGAAAACCTTTCCATGATTGATAAACAATTACATATTATTGATGACCAATTCAAACAATTGAATACGATTAATCCTTCTGTTAGGAAAAACCAAATTGAAACAACACTTTCCAAGATGATTTATGATATTTTTTCTATTAAAATCAAGGAAAGTATTGGCTTTATCGTGGATTTCAGAAAGTCATGTGACACTATCATGAAATATATTTTTAGGACTAATCACGCAGAAAATCTGGATGACTATAATATGACTCTGGTAAAAACCTTTTCAAGGTTAAATGATATAAGTGAGAATAAGATAGATTTTACTCATGAGATAATATTTGAACGAGAAATAAAACTTGAAGATGAATTTTCAAAAGTTATGGGAGAAACCATAATAGCTTCAATCAATAGTGATTTTCAATGGAATATCTTTTTTAGAATATTATTTGCAATAGAGCTTGGAAATAATGTAGAGGATTTTGAAACATTTATTCAATTCATAAAAGAAAGATTTAGTAAAAATAGGAGTCTATCCAAGTTATATGTATTATTTGAAGAAAATCAAGCTAAAGAAATGATAGAAAAACTATTGCTCACTATCGTATATTCTTTTAAAGGAATCGATTCAATAAAATTTATCTATGATACGAACATAGTGAAAATAAACCATGCATTACGCTACATAGTTGAACTTATATGTAAGAATATTCAAACATATGATGATTGGTTGGAGTACCAAGAAATATACTTAGATTGTTTCAAAATGAAGATATTAGCTATATTCGATTATAAAATTGAAATAACAAAAGTAAAAAGATTCCTAGAAAAAGCTAAAGATGAATCCAATGTAATAGAAATCAGTAAAGATATTATAGGTTATACACATGAACTAGAGACTTTATCTTCAATAGAAGCTGAACAAGCTTTGAAACTCTTCAAACTATAG